Proteins encoded by one window of Arachis ipaensis cultivar K30076 chromosome B04, Araip1.1, whole genome shotgun sequence:
- the LOC107636339 gene encoding uncharacterized protein LOC107636339, translating to MEHSKPDPTPVEEKFKLLREDKERAVNPTYYKSLIESLRYLTATRPGNVFGVGLLSRFMEEPCTNHLQAAKRILRYIKGTLNDGIYYENTDEVNLVGYTDSDWAGDIETRKSTLGFVFYLGSGAIS from the coding sequence atggaACATTCAAAGCCAGATCCTACTCCAGTCGAAGAGAAGTTCAAGTTACTAAGAGAAGATAAAGAAAGAGCAGTAAATCCTACATATTACAAAAGTTTGATTGAAAGTCTAAGGTACTTGACTGCGACTAGACCAGGTAATGTGTTTGGAGTTGGTTTGCTTAGCAGATTCATGGAGGAACCTTGTACCAACCATTTGCAAGCGGCAAAAAGGATTCTTCGATATATCAAAGGTACTTTAAATGATGGTATTTATTATGAAAATACTGATGAAGTGAATCTTGTCGGTTACACTGACAGTGATTGGGCTGGAGATatagaaacaagaaaaagtactTTAGGATTTGTATTTTATCTTGGTTCTGGTGCAATTTCATAG
- the LOC107637724 gene encoding uncharacterized protein LOC107637724, translating into MGILISLDGRVMMKIMSTPTVTLIAAEVGNLEFLSLIMSIDPELVWESEDTSQRIIRVAVLHRHASVFNLLIHHRAGPIADSIVTSIDDEGNNLLHCAAKLAPPDKLKLVSGETLQMMLESTWYKVVKKLMPPSSVEMRNYAGLTPRQLFTMEHEPLLKKGVSWINKTAKACIIVSTLIFSACYSWLTGNNNDDNKGSQNDSKRLASQIFALADTVALMSSLASVSIFFSTVISRFSEEDFLKSLPLKLISGLVALFISIISMILAFSSTFFITNYEYLKWVPSSISGVAFLTIPLFVCLQFPLWFDIMYSAYISSSLS; encoded by the exons ATGGGAATACTTATTAGCCTTGATGGTAGAGTGATGATGAAAATCATGTCCACACCTACTGTAACACTAATTGCCGCGGAGGTAGGAAATCTTGAGTTTCTATCTCTGATTATGAGCATAGACCCCGAATTGGTATGGGAATCTGAAGACACGAGCCAACGCATAATCCGCGTAGCTGTATTGCATCGTCATGCTAGTGTCTTCAATTTATTAATACATCATCGTGCGGGACCAATCGCAGATTCCATAGTAACTTCCATTGATGACGAAGGAAACAATCTATTGCATTGTGCTGCAAAATTAGCACCACCAGACAAACTTAAATTGGTCTCTGGAGAAACGCTTCAAATGATGCTTGAGTCGACATGGTATAAG GTGGTGAAGAAGTTGATGCCACCATCATCAGTGGAAATGAGAAACTATGCAGGTCTTACTCCACGCCAACTGTTTACCATGGAGCATGAACCATTGCTCAAGAAAGGAGTATCTTGGATAAACAAAACCGCAAAGGCTTGCATTATTGTTTCGACCCTAATTTTCTCTGCTTGCTACAGCTGGTTAACTGGTAACAATAATGATGACAATAAAGGAAGTCAAAACGATTCCAAGAGACTAGCCTCCCAGATATTTGCATTAGCAGATACCGTAGCATTGATGTCATCTTTAGCCTCTGTCTCCATTTTCTTCTCTACCGTCATCTCACGTTTTTCTGAAGAGGACTTTCTCAAGTCACTACCGCTCAAGTTGATATCTGGCCTAGTGGCATTATTTATCTCAATCATAAGCATGATCTTAGCATTTAGTAGTACCTTCTTCATAACAAATTACGAATATTTGAAGTGGGTTCCTAGTTCCATCTCTGGGGTTGCATTTTTAACAATACCCCTATTTGTATGTCTTCAGTTTCCCCTATGGTTTGATATCATGTATTCAGCTTACATTTCTAGTTCTCTCTCTTGA
- the LOC107639217 gene encoding ankyrin repeat-containing protein ITN1 has protein sequence MISVEMARQDSTHAQEQLHRAVSADFGRPNLIYLDPPPDSAEEGRRGYLTKCVPLHKAALTGDWKEAKKILDQDPALLTAAITKGWATVLHIAVGANHVPFVKELVKLMKSHDLGLLDIKGNTAFCFAAAVGNVEIARILWEENRLLPQTRGGEGLTPLHMAVLQGRSAMAEYLFPLSKDILAQEDLVTLFFISINSGLYDLALKMVEENKSLATAKSDEQETGLHVLARKSSLCGCRSLRSRRHLLHFCKKDTTILKLMKRMWDILLGLDDRVMTETITQPTQAIFIAAEVGNHDFLSVILSTYPDLIWELDTMGRSIIHISVLHRHASIFNLIHEVGPIKDFIVTFLDDEGNNLLHCAAKLPPPNRLNLVSGAALQMMLELSWFEEVKKITPPICMEMRNNAGESPGELFTKEHGDLLNKGESWMKRTAESCMVVSTLIATGVFSAAFSLPGGNNDNTGSPNYLEKASFLVFALSDTMALISSTSSILIFLSIMISRYGEEDFRRSLPLKLMSGLMMLFISIISMMVAFSSAFFVTYYHGLKWVPVFIAVLAFVPIPIFVFLQFPLWSDIVYSAYISSSLFRSSKRMIR, from the exons ATGATATCTGT AGAAATGGCTAGACAAGATTCAACACACGCTCAGGAACAGCTTCACAGGGCTGTCTCTGCTGATTTTGGCAGGCCAAACCTTATCTATCTCGATCCTCCAC CTGATTCTGCGGAAGAGGGTAGACGTGGATACCTCACTAAATGTGTTCCCCTTCACAAGGCAGCACTGACAGGTGACTGGAAAGAAGCCAAGAAAATCTTGGATCAAGACCCGGCGCTTCTAACAGCCGCCATAACCAAAGGGTGGGCAACGGTGCTCCACATTGCGGTTGGGGCGAATCATGTTCCCTTTGTGAAGGAGCTTGTGAAGCTAATGAAATCTCATGATTTGGGGTTACTAGACATCAAAGGGAACACGGCGTTCTGCTTTGCTGCGGCGGTGGGGAATGTGGAGATCGCCCGGATACTGTGGGAAGAGAATAGGTTGTTGCCGCAAACCAGGGGCGGAGAAGGTTTGACTCCTCTTCACATGGCTGTTCTTCAAGGAAGGAGTGCAATGGCAGAGTATCTGTTCCCTTTGTCCAAAGATATACTGGCACAAGAGGATTTGGTTACACTCTTCTTCATTTCTATAAATTCAGGACTCTATG ATTTAGCCCTGAAGATGGTAGAAGAGAATAAAAGCTTAGCTACTGCAAAGAGTGATGAACAAGAGACAGGTTTGCATGTTTTGGCTCGAAAGTCTTCACTTTGTGGTTGCCGTAGTCTGCGAAGTCGAAGGCACCTCCTCCATTTCT GTAAGAAGGACACGACGATCCTCAAACTTATGAAACGAATGTGGGACATACTTCTTGGTCTTGACGACAGAGTGATGACAGAAACCATAACACAACCTACTCAAGCAATATTCATTGCCGCAGAAGTTGGAAACCATGACTTTTTATCTGTAATTTTGAGCACTTACCCGGATTTGATTTGGGAATTGGACACTATGGGACGGAGTATAATTCACATTTCCGTTTTGCATCGCCATGCAAGTATCTTCAATCTCATACATGAAGTGGGTCCAATCAAAGATTTCATAGTCACTTTCCTTGATGATGAAGGCAACAATTTGTTGCATTGTGCTGCAAAACTGCCACCACCAAATAGACTTAACTTGGTTTCTGGTGCAGCTCTTCAAATGATGCTTGAGTTGTCATGGTTTGAG GAGGTTAAAAAAATAACACCACCAATATGCATGGAAATGAGAAACAATGCAGGGGAGAGTCCAGGGGAACTATTCACCAAAGAGCACGGAGATCTTCTGAATAAAGGAGAGTCATGGATGAAGAGGACAGCAGAATCCTGCATGGTCGTCTCGACGCTCATTGCCACGGGAGTCTTCTCCGCCGCCTTCAGCTTACCGGGCGGCAACAATGACAATACAGGAAGTCCCAACTATCTCGAGAAGGCATCCTTCTTGGTATTCGCATTATCGGATACCATGGCTCTAATATCATCCACAAGCTCCATCCTTATTTTCTTGTCCATTATGATTTCGCGTTATGGGGAGGAAGATTTCCGCAGGTCATTGCCTTTGAAGCTCATGTCAGGATTAATGATGCTGTTTATCTCGATCATTAGCATGATGGTAGCGTTTAGCAGTGCGTTCTTTGTTACATATTACCATGGTTTGAAGTGGGTTCCTGTGTTCATTGCTGTGCTTGCATTTGTACCAATACCCATATTTGTGTTTCTTCAGTTTCCTCTCTGGTCTGATATTGTCTATTCCGCCTATATTTCTAGTTCTTTGTTTAGGTCAAGTAAACGCATGATTCGCTAG